The following coding sequences lie in one Cydia strobilella chromosome 16, ilCydStro3.1, whole genome shotgun sequence genomic window:
- the LOC134748439 gene encoding 1,5-anhydro-D-fructose reductase-like isoform X2 translates to MNLGTKTLLAIFSTSFRTPVRFYYNNIRIMQTVTLSQTNDSMPTIGLGTWQAPSNVIEPTVLKALELGYRHIDTAFNYNNEEAIGAAVNEWINSGKGSRKDLFITTKLPHVGNRASDVRKFVELQLTKLNMDYIDLYLIHVPFAFVCDPEALTPVVNSDGDYLLDVTTNHCEIWKVMEECQREGLIRNLGLSNFNEDQIKKIMDKASVLPQVLQVELHASFQQQQLRKFCAVNNIVVTAYAPLGSPGAKDHFVNKYKYSPDAFPDILGLPIVQEIADKHGKTPAQVLLHFLVKQDIVAIPKSTSEHRLKENMEIYDFELSEEDMNRLKKLDKGEDGRIFNFLFWKGVEKHPEYPFKLPPQVIKE, encoded by the exons ATGAATCTTGGAACGAAAACACTGCTTGCTATCTTTTCTACTTCTTTCAGGACACCTGTACGCTTCTATTACAACAATATCAGAATAATGCAGACGGTGACCCTATCACAAACAAACGATTCCATGCCAACCATAGGGCTAGGGACTTGGCAG GCACCTTCTAATGTAATTGAGCCGACAGTGCTGAAGGCTTTGGAGTTGGGATACAGACACATAGACACTGCCTTTAACTATAACAATGAAGAAGCCATTGGTGCCGCTGTGAACGAATGGATAAATAGTGGAAAAGGGTCTAGGAAGGACTTGTTCATCACAACCaag CTCCCACATGTTGGCAACAGGGCATCAGATGTTAGAAAATTTGTAGAACTGCAACTCACTAAGTTGAACATGGACTACATCGATCTCTACCTTATCCATGTGCCGTTCGCCTTCGTGTGTGACCCGGAGGCTCTCACACCGGTAGTCAACAGCGATGGAGACTATTTGCTGGATGTTACAACTAATCATTGTGAAATATGGAAG GTAATGGAAGAATGCCAGCGAGAAGGCCTAATCCGAAACCTAGGCCTCTCCAACTTTAACGAAGACCAAATCAAGAAGATCATGGACAAGGCCTCGGTCCTGCCCCAGGTTCTCCAAGTGGAGCTCCATGCGTCGTTTCAGCAGCAGCAGTTGAGGAAGTTTTGTGCTGTCAATAATATTGTGGTGACGGCCTACGCCCCGCTGGGCAGCCCGGGGGCGAAGGATCACTTCGtgaataagtataagtatag cCCCGATGCTTTCCCCGACATTCTTGGGCTCCCAATCGTCCAGGAGATCGCCGATAAACACGGGAAGACTCCGGCGCAGGTGCTGCTACACTTCCTTGTGAAGCAGGACATTGTTGCCATACCGAAGAGCACCAGCGAACATAGATTGAAG GAAAATATGGAAATATACGACTTCGAACTATCCGAAGAAGACATGAACCGTCTCAAGAAGCTGGACAAAGGTGAAGATGGCCGTATATTTAACTTCCTGTTCTGGAAAGGAGTCGAAAAACATCCTGAATACCCTTTCAAACTCCCACCTCAAGTAATCAAAGAATAA
- the LOC134748439 gene encoding 1,5-anhydro-D-fructose reductase-like isoform X1 produces the protein MNLGTKTLLAIFSTSFRTPVRFYYNNIRIMQTVTLSQTNDSMPTIGLGTWQLQAPSNVIEPTVLKALELGYRHIDTAFNYNNEEAIGAAVNEWINSGKGSRKDLFITTKLPHVGNRASDVRKFVELQLTKLNMDYIDLYLIHVPFAFVCDPEALTPVVNSDGDYLLDVTTNHCEIWKVMEECQREGLIRNLGLSNFNEDQIKKIMDKASVLPQVLQVELHASFQQQQLRKFCAVNNIVVTAYAPLGSPGAKDHFVNKYKYSPDAFPDILGLPIVQEIADKHGKTPAQVLLHFLVKQDIVAIPKSTSEHRLKENMEIYDFELSEEDMNRLKKLDKGEDGRIFNFLFWKGVEKHPEYPFKLPPQVIKE, from the exons ATGAATCTTGGAACGAAAACACTGCTTGCTATCTTTTCTACTTCTTTCAGGACACCTGTACGCTTCTATTACAACAATATCAGAATAATGCAGACGGTGACCCTATCACAAACAAACGATTCCATGCCAACCATAGGGCTAGGGACTTGGCAG TTGCAGGCACCTTCTAATGTAATTGAGCCGACAGTGCTGAAGGCTTTGGAGTTGGGATACAGACACATAGACACTGCCTTTAACTATAACAATGAAGAAGCCATTGGTGCCGCTGTGAACGAATGGATAAATAGTGGAAAAGGGTCTAGGAAGGACTTGTTCATCACAACCaag CTCCCACATGTTGGCAACAGGGCATCAGATGTTAGAAAATTTGTAGAACTGCAACTCACTAAGTTGAACATGGACTACATCGATCTCTACCTTATCCATGTGCCGTTCGCCTTCGTGTGTGACCCGGAGGCTCTCACACCGGTAGTCAACAGCGATGGAGACTATTTGCTGGATGTTACAACTAATCATTGTGAAATATGGAAG GTAATGGAAGAATGCCAGCGAGAAGGCCTAATCCGAAACCTAGGCCTCTCCAACTTTAACGAAGACCAAATCAAGAAGATCATGGACAAGGCCTCGGTCCTGCCCCAGGTTCTCCAAGTGGAGCTCCATGCGTCGTTTCAGCAGCAGCAGTTGAGGAAGTTTTGTGCTGTCAATAATATTGTGGTGACGGCCTACGCCCCGCTGGGCAGCCCGGGGGCGAAGGATCACTTCGtgaataagtataagtatag cCCCGATGCTTTCCCCGACATTCTTGGGCTCCCAATCGTCCAGGAGATCGCCGATAAACACGGGAAGACTCCGGCGCAGGTGCTGCTACACTTCCTTGTGAAGCAGGACATTGTTGCCATACCGAAGAGCACCAGCGAACATAGATTGAAG GAAAATATGGAAATATACGACTTCGAACTATCCGAAGAAGACATGAACCGTCTCAAGAAGCTGGACAAAGGTGAAGATGGCCGTATATTTAACTTCCTGTTCTGGAAAGGAGTCGAAAAACATCCTGAATACCCTTTCAAACTCCCACCTCAAGTAATCAAAGAATAA